In Gimesia chilikensis, the DNA window TGGTGAGATTCAGATCAACGGCCTTCAGCGACCGCAGGGCAGCCGTTATCTGGTGATTGAGTCGGGGAGTCCGTTTTCCGGAAAGGTCCAGTTACCGGCAGAGTTACCGATCTCGGCGCATGCGAAAGCAGGCAACCGTGTGGGTCGTTTCAATGCGTACTGGGCACTGGAGGAAACCAGTCCGGAAAACGCGACGACCCGCATTGCCGGTATCACTCCCGCGGGCGGATACCGCACTGACTTCCAGACGATCGAGAACAGCTTTCGCATTGTGGGTAAGGGACCCGCGGTGCGTCCCCTGGGCCAGGATCAAATTGTCATCGATTTTGGACCGGACTGGCTCCCCGAGATTATGGACCTGAACCAGAGTGCGACGCGGACGATGTTCGTCAAGCAGCTGCAGACGATTCTCCAGCAGCCCGCCTTTGACGAAATCATGCTCAATACTCGTTCGCACACGCATCTGGCCGGGACTTCAGGCGATGGTGAGTCTGGCGTGCAGACCACCGGGCACTATCGGCGGAAAGGCAAATCGTTCCGGCGTCTCACGCTCGATCGTGCCTATGCTCCCGTCTCAGCAGCGCAGTTGGATGCTTTGCAACCATTACTTAAATCGGATGATCCAAAACTGGTTGAAAAGATTACCACCTGGCCAGCCAGAGAATGGACAGAGACCTGTCAGAGTCCCGATACGGAATATGCCTGGCGATACGCCCGGAATGTTGCTGTCTCCAAAGGACTGCGTGCCCTGTTGCAGGATCTGGAAAACACGTTTCCGGAAACACGAATCCGTGCCATAATTCCTCCCAGGGCTGCCGTTGAACAGCAGGTAACCGCTGCACTTCCCGGACTGAAACATCCGGAAGAGGGACACTATGACGCGAGCTACTACCGCTACCTGACCAGCGGGCTGAATCAGATCCCTTCCATCACGGAAGGTACTGCGCTGCTCGATTTACACGGTTTGCGCGTAGAGCCGGCTATGCTGGGATTTCGGCTGTTGCCTGACTCGGGGCCTGCGAAGCTGCAACTGGAGACATATCTGGCAGATCAGTCCGACAATCATGGATCGACCTATCGGGGAGCGAAGAGTTTTTTCTACGAGGCACAGGAATCGTTGCGTGCCCGGGATAAAACACAGGCCACACGTCGACGGGAAGAGATCATCGCCGATTTACTCAAGCAGGAATCGATTAAAGAAGTGATTCTCTATGAAGCGGCTGACTGGATCTATTACCTGCCAGCTTATGATCCTCATCGTTACCTGGACTCGGATAAAGTAACGTCAGCAGAAAAGTAAAAGTGGCCAGAGCGAGAGTCGAACTCGCACTCCTTGAAGGAACGACTTTCTGAGAGTCGCGCGTCTACCAGTTCCGCCACCTGGCCGGGTGGTTTAAAAAAGTGCGTTGGGACGGAGTCGAACCGCCACAGCAGGAAGCGGGTGGGTTACAGCCACTTGGGCTCGCCAATGCCCAGCCAACGCATGTGTCTTCTTTCCAGTAGCACGGGCGGGAGTCGAACCCGCAGACAATCACGAAATTTTAAGTTTCGTTGCTTTACCAGTTTGCATACCGTGCCGTTTGTAAGCGTCCCCGATGGGATTTGAACCCATGATCTCCTGGTTGACAACCAGGTGAGCACTCCGGACTGCTCCGCGAGGACATAATGAATTTCAGTAGCTCGGGTGGGATTCGAACCCACAGCATCTCTGGTTCTAAGCCAAAGTGGTCTGCCAGTTGCCTACCGAGCCAGATTGAATAAAGCACGCCCCCCAGGGATTTGAACCCCGATCGACCGGGTTGGAACCGGTCATGCTGCCGTTACACCAGAGGCGTGAATGGTTTAGTTATCAAGCTGCGGTGGCAGGAATCGAACCTGCGTCAAAGCGATTAACAGTCGCCCACCCGTACCAACACGAGTACCACCGCAGTAAATCAGTTTTCTAACACTGTGCCGCTCAAAGCGGAGTCAGGGTGACTGGATTCGAACCAGTGATCTCGTGCTTCCAAGGCACGCGGGTTAACCAGACTTCCCCACACCCTGTTCTGTTTAAAAAGAGCACCCAGCGGGAATCGAACCCGCACTTCCGCCATGGCAAGACAGTAGGCTACCGTTACATCATGGGCGCAAATTGGTTGTTGTTTCAGCTTCTGTGATTTCCGTTCTGAGAGCACCAGGTGGGATTTGAACCCACATCACCGCGATACAAAGGCAGCGTCTTACCAGGTTAGACGACCGGTGCGTTTCATGAATCATTACTAATGGGGCCGGAGGGATTCGAACCCCCACCTGCAAGGTTAAAAGCCAGCAATGCAACCGTTACACCACGACCCCGGAAAGAAACGGGGGCCGTGCGTTTAGAACGTGTTAAACTCACCATGCTAAAAGCTCCTTCAATATTAGATAAATGACCCGTGTGGGATTCGAACCCGACCTACCCGGTTAGAAAGACCGGTAACCTCACCAGAAGTTGAACGGGCCAAAGTAAAGTGCGTACCCTGAGCGCGAGGCCAACAGGGCGGCACCTGACTGCAGTAAATTAATCATTGGATTTGGTGAAGACACAAAAAAACCCGCTGCCTGACGACACCGGGTGATTTCAGAGACCTGAGGATCAACCAGATGTCAACAGCGTAAATTCAGCGCGAGCGTATCTTCAGCCGGGAGGCCGGCTTCGAGATTGCCTGCGGGTTTGCCTTTGAAACTGATTGTCCACAAATAAGAAACCATCGGAGTAATTTTCCGTTATTGAATGTGATTAAAAATATGCCAACGTGTCTGTCAGTCGAACTGACTGTTAACTAAGAGGCGTTTCCCTAAAAACGGTTCGCAGTTTTTTGAGAAATCTCTATATCTTTTCTAATGCGCCAGGAACGAGATTCATTTCTTCTAATTATGAACTTTTTGAAATCATTTTGATTTTTGGAAGAATGTGACAAAGGCGACGATCGATATCAATCAATACTCAGGATACTGCTGCGACAGTTCTAATAATTCCTGGAGATAACGCACAGAGTGCTCAATGACCGCCTGTTTGAAAATCTCCCCCTTAGCTACAGTCGCCTGAGTCGGATGCCCCGTATGTCCTTCTCCGCCGGAAAGCGTTTTCATCGACCACATGTCCTGCAATGGTGCCTTGAAGTGGGGCGTTGGGTTATCCACCCGCTCCGCTTTCACATACTCCGGATTAAGCGCCAACATCAACGACGTTTCCACATCGCCGCAGTGCACTTCAAACCCATGTGCGAACTGATCGTAAATGGCAGCGGGCACCTGTTCCCAGGGATTGAGATAAAACAGGTGGCACTGCTGTTTCTCACAATTCAATTCCCGGATGATGGGTTTGAGAATAAAATTGCCGCCATGCCAGGGGCAGACAATCAACTTCTGAATGCCGACCCGTGTAAGTGAATCCCAGATATCTCGCACAATACTCCGCATGGTCAGCGGGGTAAAACTGATGGTCCCGCGATAGCCGGTATTTTCTTCCGATGAAGAGACAGGCAATGTCGGCAGCAGGAAAACATGCCCGGGCCAGTCGAGCTGTTCCAGGATGGCTGTCGAAAGCTGATCGGCGAGTATCGTATCCGTGGCGAGAGGGAGGTGCCTTGAATGTTGTTCTGTCGCCCCGATGGGAAGAAACGCGATCTCCGGCTGGTATGTTTCCAGTTCAAAAGCGGTGTGCTGATCAGATAATATTTTCATCGAGCGTGTTCTCGTATCAAGGAATGACGTTGCCCCGGTCAAAAGTCTCATAGACACGTTTATCATACAGCATACCAGAACACCCCGGGCGCACAATTCAGGAACAATTGATCGATTATTTGTTTGTATTCCTGACAAAGGGAGACTAATCTGAGAGCAAGACCGTCACCCTCTCTGGCTCCCTTCTCACAACAGGTTCTGCCGTGTATTCATTCGCCCGCTTACCGTCGATTGTGATCCTGCTGTTGATGCTGTCTGCCGGAAAGCTGAGCGCTGCCGAATATTATGTCGCGCCAAATGGCAACGATCAGAACCCCGGCACGCTGAATCAGCCTTTTCGCAGTATCGCCCGCGGTTTGAACTCCACCCGCCAACCGGGGGATTCACTGATTCTCCGCGCAGGCAACTATCCGCAGTCCCGCCCGTTGAATCTGATTTCCTCGGGGACTCAGGGGAACCCGATCACCGTACGTGCGATGCAGGGTGAAACGGCAGTGATTGACGGTCGCGACACTCCCGCTGACTCCAGTCTGATCAATGTCTTAGCGCATCATGTGCGGATTCAGGGACTGACAATCCGGAACGCACAGAAAATCGGTATCTCAATCTGGGGGCCGGGGAGTCGGATTCACCACGTCACGGTCTCGGGCAACCAGATTCAGAACTGTCAAAGCAGTGGGATCTACGCCGGTTATAACCGCCTGGATGATCCCGTTCATGATCTGCTGTTTGAAGACAACACCGTCACCGACTGTGTGCTGTCGAATCAAAGAGAACCGCATCAGCGGTGGAGTTTCGGCGTTGGTGCCGGGCTGTCGAAGAATGTGATGATCAGAAACAACACCGTTTCCCGCTGCTATGGAGAAGGCATCGGGCTTTATCTGTCAGCTAAAGGGATCATTGAAGGGAACACCGTCTCAGACAATTTTTCTGTTAACGTCTATCTGGATAACACGACGCAGACGCTCGTCAGTCGCAACCTGGTCTATTCTACCGGTAAGCGGGAATTCTATCGGTTCAATCAGCCTGCGTCCGGAATTCAGATCGCCAATGAAAATTATGGAGGTTATCAAAATCCCAGTGCTGAGAATATCATCGTCGGCAATATCCTGGTGAATAACTACTATGCCATTTATTCCGGCAACTATCAGCGGGGAGGCGGTCTGAAGCAGACCCTGATTGCCCATAACACGGCCTGCGGTTCGACCGGTCCCCTGCTCCACATTGATGCCGACACGGGACATCGGCAGTCGCGAATCGTCAATAACATTTTTCAGCAGACCGGACGTGCCTCACTGACAGACGTCGCAGGCCCGGTGGACCAGATCGAGTTCGATCACAATCTCTGGTACGGCGGCGTTCCTGAACCAGCGGTCCGGGGAACAGGGGACATTCGCGCGAACCCGCAGTTCAAGAATGCAGGCCGATTACAAACACAGGACTATGATCTGCATCCGCTCTCTCCCGCAAAAAATACTGGCATCAGACTGAATGAGTTATCCTCGTTTTATCCGGACCGGTCTTCCTCTTCGCCGGTGAATCTGGGCGCCCGCTAAATGTGGGCGGGAACCTTCTGGCTCCATTCACTGTCCTGAAATAAAAATCTACTTACCGCTCTCTTAAAAAAGCCAAGCATGAATTCGTACCACTCGATGACACCGAATGAACTGAACGCGATCGTTTCCCGACTGGCCGAGCATCTGCTCACGCAGGGAATCGATGATCGGTTTCGCGAACTGGCCCGCGAGGAGTCACAACAAGTCTCTGTCGCTCAACTGGATCAGCTCAGAAAAATGTTTCATGATCCGCCGCCACAGTCTGATGCCTACGACCTGCAGCAGCATGGCCTGGGTGGCTGGTTAAGTGCCTGTCAGTTCGCG includes these proteins:
- a CDS encoding creatininase family protein, whose translation is MKILSDQHTAFELETYQPEIAFLPIGATEQHSRHLPLATDTILADQLSTAILEQLDWPGHVFLLPTLPVSSSEENTGYRGTISFTPLTMRSIVRDIWDSLTRVGIQKLIVCPWHGGNFILKPIIRELNCEKQQCHLFYLNPWEQVPAAIYDQFAHGFEVHCGDVETSLMLALNPEYVKAERVDNPTPHFKAPLQDMWSMKTLSGGEGHTGHPTQATVAKGEIFKQAVIEHSVRYLQELLELSQQYPEY
- a CDS encoding NosD domain-containing protein produces the protein MYSFARLPSIVILLLMLSAGKLSAAEYYVAPNGNDQNPGTLNQPFRSIARGLNSTRQPGDSLILRAGNYPQSRPLNLISSGTQGNPITVRAMQGETAVIDGRDTPADSSLINVLAHHVRIQGLTIRNAQKIGISIWGPGSRIHHVTVSGNQIQNCQSSGIYAGYNRLDDPVHDLLFEDNTVTDCVLSNQREPHQRWSFGVGAGLSKNVMIRNNTVSRCYGEGIGLYLSAKGIIEGNTVSDNFSVNVYLDNTTQTLVSRNLVYSTGKREFYRFNQPASGIQIANENYGGYQNPSAENIIVGNILVNNYYAIYSGNYQRGGGLKQTLIAHNTACGSTGPLLHIDADTGHRQSRIVNNIFQQTGRASLTDVAGPVDQIEFDHNLWYGGVPEPAVRGTGDIRANPQFKNAGRLQTQDYDLHPLSPAKNTGIRLNELSSFYPDRSSSSPVNLGAR